From a region of the Cyprinus carpio isolate SPL01 chromosome A18, ASM1834038v1, whole genome shotgun sequence genome:
- the LOC109088435 gene encoding sprouty-related, EVH1 domain-containing protein 1-like isoform X1: protein MEGDVRVRAVVMTRDDSSGGWVPLGGGGLSHVVICKGRSSEGCGRRQYVIRGERLRDRAPVLECAIQKGLVYNKVNPIFHHWRVEERKFGLTFQSPADAISFERGLQSVLEKLDRGSDSPSSSTPEEGDTEDDGQASHTGSESSSNSRKEMLPKPITIVTSESSSTCFVRSTEEFAYGTGHAVTTQTPAQIHTRPAQHQLTQVTAVLNPPAPPPPPPAPPTPPIAPPASSPLSPLSPTISLLEEGDLRSLDPCKDLWGTRGYEDYRRAGATRTKVGGLTGGVVVGSSQDKSELCVVRFEKELAGVGTTGCEVTVMLDTKGSQLNSSPTCMPNAVPGVPSASGSPEETNKGSPSPCCIHTSLATPRSRTRKRGGSGGEAISPDDDSSCPQGSSSCSSRCVYCRSVFSASENGRGRCRDAPDPALHCLRQWTCVWCAESLLYHCMSDSEGEFWEPCSCEDSMGSRPHTLCCARWMVLLTLSLFVPCMCCYLPLRACLRCGERCGCCGGKHKAVR from the exons ATGGAGGGCGA TGTGCGTGTCCGAGCTGTGGTGATGACACGTGACGATTCTAGCGGTGGCTGGGTGCCCCTTGGAGGTGGCGGCCTCAGTCATGTGGTCATCTGTAAGGGGCGGAGCTCTGAAGGTTGTGGGCGGAGACAGTACGTCATACGTGGAGAACGGCTACGTGATCGagca CCTGTGCTGGAATGCGCCATTCAAAAGGGTTTGGTCTACAACAAGGTGAATCCCATCTTCCATCACTGGCGTGTGGAGGAGAGGAAGTTTGGTCTGACCTTCCAGAGCCCAGCTGACGCCATCTCCTTCGAGAGGGGGCTTCAAAGTGTCCTTGAGAAGCTGGACAGAG GATCTGACTCGCCTTCCTCCTCGACACCTGAAGAGGGCGACACTGAGGATGACGGTCAAGCA TCTCATACAGGGAGTGAGTCGTCATCCAACAGCAGAAAAGAGATGCTGCCCAAACCCATTACCATTGTGACCAGTGAGTCGTCCTCCACCTGTTTTGTGCGTTCTACAGAGGAGTTTGCGTATGGGACAGGGCACGCTGTCACGACGCAGACCCCGGCTCAG ATCCACACCCGACCTGCCCAGCACCAGCTCACCCAAGTTACCGCCGTCTTGAATCCTCCAGCACCCCCTCCGCCACCTCCGGCTCCCCCGACTCCCCCCATAGCGCCCCCTGCCTCCTCCCCCCTCTCTCCACTCTCACCCACCATCTCCCTGCTGGAGGAAGGGGACCTCCGCAGCCTCGACCCCTGCAAGGACCTGTGGGGTACGCGCGGCTACGAGGACTACCGACGCGCCGGTGCTACACGGACCAAGGTGGGCGGGCTGACGGGGGGCGTGGTGGTGGGCAGCAGCCAGGACAAGTCAGAGCTTTGCGTGGTGCGCTTTGAGAAGGAACTGGCTGGTGTGGGCACCACAGGCTGCGAGGTCACCGTCATGCTGGACACCAAAGGCTCTCAGCTCAACTCTTCGCCCACCTGCATGCCCAACGCTGTGCCGGGAGTGCCATCGGCCAGCGGCTCCCCAGAGGAGACGAACAAAGGCTCGCCCTCTCCCTGCTGCATCCACACCTCGCTCGCCACGCCCCGCTCTCGGACTCGCAAGCGAGGGGGCAGTGGAGGGGAAGCCATCTCGCCCGACGACGACAGCTCTTGCCCGCAGGGCTCCTCCTCTTGCTCGTCACGCTGCGTGTACTGCCGCTCCGTCTTCAGCGCCTCCGAGAACGGACGGGGCCGCTGCCGGGACGCTCCCGACCCGGCGCTACACTGCCTGCGCCAGTGGACGTGTGTGTGGTGCGCAGAGAGCCTGCTCTACCACTGCATGTCGGACTCCGAGGGCGAGTTCTGGGAGCCGTGCTCGTGCGAGGACTCGATGGGCAGCCGGCCGCACACGCTGTGCTGCGCCCGCTGGATGGTGCTGTTGACGCTGTCTCTTTTCGTGCCCTGCATGTGCTGCTACCTGCCCCTGCGCGCATGCCTGCGCTGTGGGGAGAGATGTGGCTGCTGCGGAGGAAAGCACAAGGCCGTGCGATGA
- the LOC109088435 gene encoding sprouty-related, EVH1 domain-containing protein 2-like isoform X2 — protein MTVKHLSQSHTGSESSSNSRKEMLPKPITIVTSESSSTCFVRSTEEFAYGTGHAVTTQTPAQIHTRPAQHQLTQVTAVLNPPAPPPPPPAPPTPPIAPPASSPLSPLSPTISLLEEGDLRSLDPCKDLWGTRGYEDYRRAGATRTKVGGLTGGVVVGSSQDKSELCVVRFEKELAGVGTTGCEVTVMLDTKGSQLNSSPTCMPNAVPGVPSASGSPEETNKGSPSPCCIHTSLATPRSRTRKRGGSGGEAISPDDDSSCPQGSSSCSSRCVYCRSVFSASENGRGRCRDAPDPALHCLRQWTCVWCAESLLYHCMSDSEGEFWEPCSCEDSMGSRPHTLCCARWMVLLTLSLFVPCMCCYLPLRACLRCGERCGCCGGKHKAVR, from the exons ATGACGGTCAAGCA TCTGTCTCAGTCTCATACAGGGAGTGAGTCGTCATCCAACAGCAGAAAAGAGATGCTGCCCAAACCCATTACCATTGTGACCAGTGAGTCGTCCTCCACCTGTTTTGTGCGTTCTACAGAGGAGTTTGCGTATGGGACAGGGCACGCTGTCACGACGCAGACCCCGGCTCAG ATCCACACCCGACCTGCCCAGCACCAGCTCACCCAAGTTACCGCCGTCTTGAATCCTCCAGCACCCCCTCCGCCACCTCCGGCTCCCCCGACTCCCCCCATAGCGCCCCCTGCCTCCTCCCCCCTCTCTCCACTCTCACCCACCATCTCCCTGCTGGAGGAAGGGGACCTCCGCAGCCTCGACCCCTGCAAGGACCTGTGGGGTACGCGCGGCTACGAGGACTACCGACGCGCCGGTGCTACACGGACCAAGGTGGGCGGGCTGACGGGGGGCGTGGTGGTGGGCAGCAGCCAGGACAAGTCAGAGCTTTGCGTGGTGCGCTTTGAGAAGGAACTGGCTGGTGTGGGCACCACAGGCTGCGAGGTCACCGTCATGCTGGACACCAAAGGCTCTCAGCTCAACTCTTCGCCCACCTGCATGCCCAACGCTGTGCCGGGAGTGCCATCGGCCAGCGGCTCCCCAGAGGAGACGAACAAAGGCTCGCCCTCTCCCTGCTGCATCCACACCTCGCTCGCCACGCCCCGCTCTCGGACTCGCAAGCGAGGGGGCAGTGGAGGGGAAGCCATCTCGCCCGACGACGACAGCTCTTGCCCGCAGGGCTCCTCCTCTTGCTCGTCACGCTGCGTGTACTGCCGCTCCGTCTTCAGCGCCTCCGAGAACGGACGGGGCCGCTGCCGGGACGCTCCCGACCCGGCGCTACACTGCCTGCGCCAGTGGACGTGTGTGTGGTGCGCAGAGAGCCTGCTCTACCACTGCATGTCGGACTCCGAGGGCGAGTTCTGGGAGCCGTGCTCGTGCGAGGACTCGATGGGCAGCCGGCCGCACACGCTGTGCTGCGCCCGCTGGATGGTGCTGTTGACGCTGTCTCTTTTCGTGCCCTGCATGTGCTGCTACCTGCCCCTGCGCGCATGCCTGCGCTGTGGGGAGAGATGTGGCTGCTGCGGAGGAAAGCACAAGGCCGTGCGATGA